A genomic segment from Glycine max cultivar Williams 82 chromosome 1, Glycine_max_v4.0, whole genome shotgun sequence encodes:
- the LOC100797180 gene encoding plant intracellular Ras-group-related LRR protein 3 — protein MNPNPNTNDFPLLSHLLNHLDPQTHPPLPAELDQSLLTQFPHLNHPSVLSSLARHASTLNVTPTLSLLRTLGPRPDPSAVAAARARIADPHAREDGGEAHVVHALVRVDDTHEECVKQLRASEKKLLEAYAESVKGVVEEVSEGVVRVLKKAESEEVERVDLSGSHLRILPEAFGKIRGLVVLNLSQNQLEVIPDSIAGLQRLVELDVSSNVLESLPDSIGLLVNLKIFNVSANKLTALPESIALCRSLVELDASFNNLMCLPTNMGFGLVNLEKLLIHLNKIRFLPASIGEMKSLRHLDVHFNELHGLPQSIGKLTNLEYLNVSSNFSDMTELPETLGDLVNLRELDLSNNQIRALPYSFGRLEKLTKLNLDQNPIIVPPIEVVNQGAEAVKEFMAKWWLDLIEEAQQKSMSETQNQQAQTGWLAWGASLLNNVAEVSESVAEYFGAKKAPRDPWLDQQL, from the exons ATGAATCCCAATCCCAACACCAACGATTTCCCTCTCCTCTCCCACCTTCTTAACCACCTTGATCCCCAAACACACCCACCCCTCCCCGCAGAGCTAGACCAATCTCTATTAACCCAATTCCCTCACTTGAACCACCCCAGCGTGTTATCCTCACTCGCCCGTCACGCCTCCACCCTCAACGTCACCCCCACACTCTCCCTCCTCCGCACCCTCGGCCCCCGCCCAGACCCCTCCGCTGTCGCCGCCGCCCGCGCCAGGATCGCCGACCCCCACGCGCGCGAGGACGGCGGCGAGGCCCACGTGGTCCACGCGCTGGTGCGCGTGGACGACACGCACGAGGAGTGCGTGAAGCAGCTGAGAGCCTCCGAGAAAAAGCTCCTCGAGGCCTATGCTGAATCGGTGAAAGGGGTCGTTGAAGAAGTGAGCGAAGGAGTGGTTAGGGTATTGAAGAAAGCGGAGAGTGAGGAAGTGGAAAGGGTTGATCTCTCTGGGTCCCACTTGAGGATTCTCCCCGAAGCGTTCGGGAAGATTCGTGGCCTCGTTGTGCTTAATTTGTCTCAGAATCAGTTAGAG GTGATTCCTGATTCAATAGCAGGACTACAGAGGCTTGTGGAGCTGGATGTTTCATCTAATGTTTTAGAGTCCCTACCTGACTCTATTGGATTGTTGGTTAATCTGAAGATCTTTAATGTGTCAGCAAACAAGCTAACTGCTCTTCCTGAATCCATTGCTCTTTGCAG GTCACTAGTCGAATTGGATGCAAGCTTTAACAACTTAATGTGTCTGCCAACGAACATGGGTTTTGGACTTGTTAACCTTGAGAAGCTCTTGATCCATTTGAACAAGATACGATTTCTTCCCGCCTCCATTGGAGAAATGAAATCTCTCAGGCATCTTGATGTTCATTTCAATGAGCTTCATGGCCTACCTCAATCCATTGGGAAACTCACAAATCTGGAATATCTGAATGTTAGCAGTAACTTTAGTGACATGACAGAGCTACCTGAAACACTTGGTGATCTGGTCAACTTAAGGGAGCTTGACCTCAGCAACAACCAAATCCGAGCTCTTCCTTACTCGTTCGGTAGGCTTGAAAAATTGACAAAGCTCAACCTGGACCAGAATCCAATCATAGTTCCCCCAATTGAGGTTGTAAATCAAGGGGCTGAGGCTGTGAAGGAGTTCATGGCCAAGTGGTGGCTCGATCTCATTGAAGAAGCTCAACAGAAAAGCATGTCCGAAACACAAAATCAGCAAGCACAGACAGGATGGCTCGCATGGGGAGCCTCATTGTTGAATAATGTTGCTGAAGTTTCTGAAAGTGTTGCAGAATATTTTGGCGCTAAAAAAGCTCCTAGAGACCCATGGTTGGATCAACAGCTGTGA